A single Rubrivivax gelatinosus IL144 DNA region contains:
- a CDS encoding lipopolysaccharide biosynthesis protein, with protein MSSVETLRRSAAWLFAGRTGEQVLAFAFGIVLARLLAPEAFGMLLTIQVFTGLAGFVAGGGMGQALVRAKTADKADYDIVFTLQLAIGLLIYLVFFALAPLLARWYQTPLYEDLLRVSALSFLLRPFLNLPNSLLTRAMRFKAQAGVTIASLVFSSAVSIGMAALGCGVWSLVWSGLLGAALQSAILTRLTGWRPGLSRDVGRAGELARYGFLVTANDLVDYAKARVNVFILSTSLGPAAVGLFNKSESLARMPFSFVSGSVYQVLFRAMAAEQSNSDRCRYLYLRSVALVAVYGTPFYVGLLWLAEPLVRGVYGDHWTAAARPLSVMAAAWPFWLLANLSGAVAAALNRLDRELPIQLVNLAVTATLVALSLRWGLEGVAWAMVLASTISCALMTRLALEALGASWRDIGLALVPAAALNTMLAATLAALEYGLPSGWLAHDLLHLLIVGTTGGLVYACALLFIPFRGLHGEGARIREAFRRRA; from the coding sequence ATGTCGAGCGTTGAGACCTTGCGGCGCAGCGCCGCCTGGCTGTTCGCCGGGCGAACGGGCGAGCAGGTCCTGGCCTTTGCCTTCGGCATCGTCTTGGCCCGCCTGCTGGCGCCCGAAGCCTTCGGCATGCTGCTGACGATCCAGGTCTTCACCGGCCTCGCGGGCTTCGTGGCCGGCGGCGGCATGGGGCAGGCGCTGGTACGGGCCAAGACGGCGGACAAGGCCGACTACGACATCGTCTTCACGCTGCAGCTGGCCATCGGACTGCTGATCTACCTCGTCTTCTTCGCGCTGGCGCCGTTGCTGGCCCGTTGGTACCAGACGCCGCTGTACGAGGATCTCCTGCGCGTATCGGCGCTGAGCTTCCTGCTGAGACCCTTCCTCAACCTGCCCAACAGCCTGCTGACGCGAGCCATGCGGTTCAAGGCCCAGGCCGGTGTCACGATCGCCAGCCTCGTGTTCTCCAGCGCCGTCAGCATCGGCATGGCGGCACTGGGCTGCGGCGTCTGGAGCCTGGTCTGGAGCGGCCTGCTGGGCGCCGCGCTGCAATCGGCCATCCTGACGCGGCTCACCGGCTGGCGGCCGGGCTTGTCACGCGACGTCGGCCGCGCCGGCGAGTTGGCCCGCTACGGCTTTCTCGTCACCGCCAACGATCTCGTCGACTACGCCAAGGCGCGCGTCAACGTCTTCATCCTGTCGACCTCGCTGGGCCCGGCCGCCGTCGGCCTGTTCAACAAGTCGGAGAGCCTGGCCAGGATGCCGTTCTCCTTCGTCTCCGGGTCGGTGTACCAGGTGCTGTTTCGGGCGATGGCCGCGGAACAGAGCAACTCCGACAGATGCCGCTACCTCTACCTGCGAAGCGTCGCCCTGGTGGCCGTCTACGGCACGCCCTTTTATGTCGGCCTGCTCTGGCTGGCCGAACCCCTGGTCAGAGGGGTCTACGGCGACCACTGGACCGCCGCCGCACGTCCGTTGTCGGTGATGGCCGCCGCGTGGCCGTTCTGGCTGCTCGCGAACCTGTCCGGTGCCGTCGCCGCGGCCCTCAACCGCCTGGACCGGGAACTGCCGATCCAGCTCGTGAACCTCGCCGTGACCGCCACCCTGGTGGCGCTGTCGCTTCGCTGGGGGCTCGAAGGCGTGGCCTGGGCCATGGTGCTCGCATCCACGATCAGCTGCGCCTTGATGACGCGTCTGGCGCTGGAGGCCCTGGGTGCGAGCTGGCGGGACATCGGCCTGGCGCTGGTTCCGGCAGCAGCCCTCAACACGATGCTCGCGGCAACCTTGGCGGCACTCGAGTACGGCTTGCCCTCCGGCTGGCTCGCTCACGATCTGTTGCACCTGCTGATCGTCGGAACGACCGGCGGGCTCGTCTATGCTTGCGCGCTGTTATTCATACCGTTTCGCGGTCTGCACGGGGAGGGCGCGCGGATACGTGAAGCGTTTCGACGGCGTGCATGA
- a CDS encoding DUF6492 family protein, producing MTHNTPRPTLFTPSYLGDLERLLLMRRTLRRFLASPCRHIVAVPEADMRAFRSAMGTDDCELIAQQSLVDSRYFPHAAYRLITGIAPNQAWRLSRWAGRPGWIIQQIAKLGAAALCEPSAPMIVVDSDLFFVRPFGLDDIAPLGRRVLVREEPDSESGKHREHIAGARRLLGLPPGGTEHHYMAYPAIMYPDWVAALLKHIESVHGQPWQEVLRGTETFSEYSLYGIFVEEVLAPPELMRRDQPFNLILWDQTSFTDFFRDPRSALERNPERICVVAQSNLGIPTRTYHRAVEELLQRP from the coding sequence GTGACGCACAACACGCCTCGCCCGACGCTTTTCACGCCCTCTTACCTCGGCGACCTCGAACGCCTGCTGCTGATGCGGCGCACCCTGCGGCGTTTTCTCGCGTCGCCCTGTCGGCACATCGTCGCCGTGCCCGAGGCCGACATGCGCGCTTTCCGGTCGGCAATGGGTACGGACGACTGCGAACTGATTGCTCAGCAGTCGCTGGTCGATAGCCGCTACTTCCCTCATGCCGCCTATCGCCTGATCACCGGAATCGCACCGAATCAGGCCTGGCGGCTCTCGCGCTGGGCGGGTCGACCGGGCTGGATCATCCAGCAGATCGCCAAGCTGGGTGCGGCGGCGCTATGCGAGCCCTCGGCGCCGATGATCGTCGTCGACTCGGATCTGTTCTTCGTGCGGCCGTTCGGTCTCGACGACATCGCCCCGCTTGGCCGCCGAGTCCTGGTACGCGAGGAGCCGGACAGCGAGAGCGGCAAGCACCGGGAACACATTGCGGGCGCTCGACGCCTTCTTGGCCTGCCCCCGGGCGGCACCGAGCACCATTACATGGCTTATCCGGCGATCATGTATCCCGACTGGGTCGCCGCGCTTCTGAAGCATATCGAGAGCGTTCACGGCCAACCCTGGCAGGAAGTGCTCAGAGGCACCGAGACCTTTTCAGAGTATTCGCTCTACGGGATTTTCGTGGAAGAGGTTCTAGCGCCACCCGAGCTGATGCGAAGAGATCAGCCGTTCAATTTGATTCTATGGGACCAGACTTCTTTCACAGACTTCTTCCGCGATCCTCGAAGCGCGTTGGAGCGCAACCCGGAAAGGATCTGCGTCGTCGCTCAGTCGAATCTCGGCATTCCGACCCGCACCTATCACCGGGCGGTCGAGGAACTGCTTCAGCGGCCGTAG
- a CDS encoding acyltransferase family protein, which produces MTATVAAAMALSAPSPQEAVARHDVRDDIQFLRGLAVLSVATYHARLFGLSGGYLGVDVFFVISGFLITRNILRDLDQNRFSFVGFYFRRAKRLLPAACFMLLWTSVLAVWILTPRQFSDFAAQALGTATFTANFVLPAQTGYFEPAAEMKPLLHAWSLSLEEQYYFLLPLLLWAVPRRRRLVLLGGTAVLSLALCIVAVDKAHTYWRLPDLDSRQLAFYMLPTRAWELLAGSLLAVTQVDRLRTPPRPVQWLALLGVLVLLVHPIDEIHPRWDAILVTAGMVLLLAGRGEWLPRNPGSSLVARIGDWSYSLYLVHWPLFALATAAYLGEPPALVRFSLLAIAVALAYLQWRHVEQRFRFHRGGRLGHSVAALLACSLTVMALPYVMQEMRWGDKAADIVPPAAKGISVACAREAGVRDASSCRTAPNPEYVVWGDSFAMHLVPGLLQMREVGNSMLQLTKAACAPIPGVASLDSEHDASWARDCLNFNKAALEMILSTPSVRHVILASPFQGYLTAGSLRIFDGEHGSITTERQEVLQRFIATIAAIKATGREVIVVAPPPSGGFNAADCFLKQQLGQIVLGRTTCSIGHAERMARQGTINESLARLEREAGAVVLHFDSALCTQDECRTTAPDGRTTYYADGDHLNVEGSKVIVPKVFAARTSGSGAEVVR; this is translated from the coding sequence ATGACCGCGACCGTGGCCGCAGCGATGGCGTTGAGCGCGCCGTCGCCGCAGGAGGCCGTAGCACGTCACGATGTACGCGACGACATTCAGTTCCTGCGGGGTCTCGCCGTACTGTCGGTCGCGACATACCACGCGCGTCTATTCGGCTTGTCGGGCGGTTATCTCGGGGTCGACGTCTTTTTCGTCATCTCAGGATTCCTGATCACTCGAAACATTCTTCGCGATCTCGATCAGAACCGATTTTCCTTCGTCGGCTTCTACTTCCGCCGGGCAAAGCGCCTGCTCCCCGCCGCCTGCTTCATGCTGCTGTGGACGAGCGTTCTGGCGGTCTGGATCCTGACGCCACGACAGTTCTCCGACTTCGCGGCACAAGCGCTGGGCACGGCAACCTTCACCGCGAACTTCGTGCTGCCGGCGCAGACCGGGTACTTCGAACCCGCGGCCGAGATGAAGCCGCTGCTGCATGCATGGTCGCTCTCGCTCGAGGAGCAGTACTACTTTCTCCTGCCGCTGCTGCTTTGGGCCGTGCCCAGGCGCCGGCGTCTGGTACTGCTGGGCGGCACCGCCGTGCTCAGCCTGGCGCTCTGCATCGTTGCCGTGGACAAGGCACACACCTATTGGCGGCTTCCCGATCTCGACTCGAGACAGCTGGCCTTCTACATGTTGCCGACCCGGGCCTGGGAACTGCTGGCCGGATCGCTGCTGGCGGTCACCCAGGTCGATCGGCTGCGCACGCCGCCGCGCCCGGTGCAATGGCTGGCCCTTCTGGGCGTCCTGGTGCTGCTGGTGCATCCGATCGACGAGATCCACCCGCGCTGGGACGCGATACTCGTGACCGCCGGCATGGTGCTGCTGCTGGCCGGCCGCGGGGAATGGCTGCCGCGCAATCCCGGCAGCTCGCTCGTCGCCCGGATAGGTGACTGGTCGTATTCGCTGTACCTCGTGCACTGGCCCCTGTTCGCGTTGGCGACCGCGGCCTATCTGGGCGAACCGCCGGCGCTGGTGCGCTTCAGCCTGTTGGCCATTGCAGTGGCTCTCGCGTACCTCCAATGGCGTCACGTGGAGCAGCGCTTCAGGTTCCACCGCGGCGGCCGGCTCGGCCACAGCGTCGCGGCACTGCTGGCGTGCTCGCTCACCGTGATGGCACTTCCCTATGTGATGCAGGAAATGCGCTGGGGCGACAAGGCAGCCGATATCGTGCCGCCGGCGGCAAAGGGGATCAGCGTGGCCTGCGCGCGCGAGGCCGGTGTGCGCGACGCCTCCAGTTGCCGCACGGCGCCGAATCCGGAGTACGTGGTCTGGGGCGACAGTTTCGCGATGCACCTCGTTCCCGGATTGCTGCAGATGCGCGAGGTCGGCAACTCGATGCTGCAGCTGACGAAAGCCGCTTGCGCCCCTATTCCGGGCGTCGCGTCGCTGGACTCCGAACACGATGCCAGCTGGGCGCGGGACTGCCTGAATTTCAACAAGGCGGCCCTCGAAATGATACTGTCGACACCCAGCGTGCGCCACGTCATTCTCGCCTCGCCTTTCCAGGGATATCTCACGGCGGGTTCTCTTCGAATATTCGACGGTGAGCACGGCAGCATCACCACGGAGCGCCAAGAGGTACTCCAGCGTTTCATCGCGACGATCGCGGCCATCAAGGCGACGGGGCGCGAGGTCATCGTCGTCGCGCCGCCGCCCTCGGGCGGCTTCAATGCCGCAGACTGTTTCCTCAAGCAGCAGCTCGGACAGATCGTGCTCGGCCGCACGACCTGCAGCATCGGCCACGCAGAGCGCATGGCCAGGCAAGGCACGATCAACGAGTCGCTGGCACGCCTGGAACGGGAGGCCGGGGCCGTGGTTCTGCATTTTGATTCCGCGCTCTGCACGCAGGACGAATGCCGGACGACAGCACCCGACGGGCGCACGACCTACTACGCCGACGGCGACCACCTCAATGTCGAAGGCTCGAAGGTCATCGTGCCGAAGGTCTTCGCGGCCAGGACCTCCGGGTCAGGTGCCGAGGTCGTCCGATGA
- a CDS encoding FkbM family methyltransferase, protein MRTAAHWQAALLGLCRFNRIHQHYPGRWRICRFLSRHSGQLSALSPLEAQVGQATFLQLDPKERFDGLKTLINGLNPREPLINLALQILRPGDNAIDIGANVGYFSAVAALTVGHGGRVFSFEAAPPTYQRLQTLARRNLHQNVVAYHAAVADKAGELLLHLGPQNHSGTTSIRPLGEKETHSVTVPAVAIDDLLDSLPLIRLIKIDVEGAEMLVARGMERLLQRDKPYLLIEVTDSFLRSLGSNKSDLVAFFTARGYRVLRVENPVIPYEERDESQCDVLMVPPDAAMVGFSEGLVQNVRW, encoded by the coding sequence ATGAGGACTGCGGCGCATTGGCAAGCGGCACTTCTCGGACTCTGTCGGTTTAACAGGATCCACCAGCATTACCCAGGTCGCTGGCGGATCTGCCGCTTTCTTTCGCGACACTCCGGACAGCTCAGCGCTCTGTCCCCGCTAGAAGCGCAGGTCGGACAGGCGACGTTCCTCCAGCTCGACCCCAAGGAACGTTTCGACGGCCTGAAGACCTTGATCAACGGCTTGAACCCACGTGAGCCGCTGATCAATCTGGCGCTTCAAATTCTTCGACCCGGCGACAACGCCATCGATATCGGCGCCAACGTCGGGTACTTTTCGGCGGTCGCTGCCCTCACCGTCGGACACGGTGGTCGTGTGTTCTCGTTCGAAGCCGCCCCTCCGACTTATCAGCGGCTGCAAACCTTGGCAAGACGCAATCTGCACCAGAACGTCGTCGCCTACCACGCAGCCGTCGCCGACAAGGCCGGTGAGCTGTTGCTTCATCTCGGTCCGCAGAACCACTCCGGGACCACGTCGATACGCCCTCTTGGTGAAAAGGAGACGCACAGCGTCACGGTACCCGCCGTGGCCATCGACGATCTACTGGACTCCCTCCCGCTCATACGACTGATCAAGATCGACGTCGAAGGCGCTGAAATGCTCGTGGCACGCGGCATGGAGCGCCTGCTTCAGCGCGACAAGCCTTACCTGCTGATCGAGGTCACCGATTCCTTCCTGCGCAGCCTCGGCTCCAACAAGTCGGATCTGGTCGCTTTCTTTACGGCCCGTGGCTACCGGGTGCTGCGCGTCGAGAATCCCGTCATACCCTATGAAGAGCGAGACGAATCCCAGTGCGATGTACTCATGGTGCCGCCCGATGCAGCGATGGTGGGATTCAGTGAGGGCTTGGTCCAGAACGTCAGGTGGTGA
- a CDS encoding asparagine synthetase B family protein has protein sequence MITTTTLPLTRRAPDHELAVGEPRFSDPQLVELARRDGDAAAWHRAAATIDDLDGAVRAAAAVDGSFAVGLADARGRVFLAVDRFAVRTLCWRLVGGRLLFAERADALAAVEPAAPISAQALYDYLYFHSIPSPRTAFDGVFRLPPGHCAWYDGQTLEIRRYWEPRFEEPARPDFEALARSFRGRLREAVASELDGSKPGCFLSGGTDSSTVAGMIKDVAGRAATYSIGFEAEGYDEMAFARIAAKRFGTEHHEYYVTPDDLVRSIPEVARHFDQPFGNSSALPAYYCAKMAREDGITRLLAGDGGDELYGGNARYAKQRIFGWYDAVPGVLRRGLLQPLLEGTPIGALPLARKGRSYVEQAKVPLPDRMQMYNLLLRLGTADVFTPEFLARVDAEDPLRQQRAVWQETGNTSALNRMLAYDWRYTLAESDLPKVCGATSLAGVAVAFPFLERGVVDFSLALPTEYKLKGLKLRWFFKEALRGFLPDEIITKKKQGFGLPFGVWATRHPGLRDFAADTLHSLAGRGIVRREFIETLLADKLPAHPGYYGEMVWILMMMEQWMQGYQAQART, from the coding sequence ATGATCACGACGACCACGCTGCCGCTCACGCGGCGCGCGCCCGACCACGAACTCGCCGTCGGCGAGCCCCGCTTCAGCGACCCGCAGCTCGTCGAGCTGGCCCGCCGCGACGGCGACGCCGCCGCCTGGCACCGCGCCGCGGCGACGATCGACGACCTGGACGGCGCGGTGCGTGCCGCCGCCGCGGTCGACGGCAGCTTCGCCGTCGGCCTGGCCGACGCACGCGGCCGCGTCTTCCTCGCCGTCGACCGCTTCGCGGTGCGCACGCTGTGCTGGCGCCTCGTCGGCGGGCGGCTGCTGTTCGCCGAACGCGCCGACGCGCTGGCCGCCGTCGAACCGGCGGCGCCGATCTCGGCGCAGGCGCTCTACGACTACCTCTACTTCCACTCGATCCCGTCGCCGCGCACCGCCTTCGACGGCGTGTTCCGCCTGCCGCCCGGGCACTGCGCCTGGTACGACGGCCAGACGCTGGAGATCCGCCGCTACTGGGAGCCGCGTTTCGAGGAGCCGGCGCGGCCGGACTTCGAGGCCCTGGCGCGCAGCTTCCGCGGCCGGCTGCGCGAGGCGGTGGCCAGCGAGCTCGACGGCAGCAAACCCGGCTGCTTCCTCTCGGGCGGCACCGACAGCTCGACGGTGGCCGGCATGATCAAGGACGTCGCCGGCCGCGCCGCGACCTACTCGATCGGCTTCGAGGCCGAGGGCTACGACGAGATGGCCTTCGCGCGCATCGCCGCCAAGCGTTTCGGCACCGAGCACCACGAGTACTACGTGACGCCGGACGACCTGGTGCGCAGCATCCCAGAGGTCGCGCGCCACTTCGACCAGCCCTTCGGCAACTCCTCGGCGCTGCCGGCCTACTACTGCGCGAAGATGGCGCGCGAGGACGGCATCACGCGGCTGCTGGCCGGCGACGGCGGCGACGAGCTCTACGGCGGCAACGCGCGCTACGCCAAGCAGCGCATCTTCGGCTGGTACGACGCCGTGCCGGGCGTGCTGCGCCGCGGCCTGCTGCAGCCGCTGCTGGAAGGCACGCCGATCGGTGCCCTGCCGCTGGCGCGCAAGGGCCGCAGCTACGTCGAGCAGGCCAAGGTGCCGCTGCCCGACCGCATGCAGATGTACAACCTGCTGCTGCGCCTGGGCACCGCCGACGTCTTCACGCCCGAGTTCCTGGCCCGCGTCGACGCCGAGGACCCGCTGCGCCAGCAGCGCGCGGTCTGGCAGGAGACCGGCAACACCAGCGCGCTCAACCGCATGCTGGCCTACGACTGGCGCTACACGCTGGCCGAGAGCGACCTGCCCAAGGTCTGCGGCGCGACCTCGCTGGCCGGCGTCGCGGTCGCCTTCCCGTTCCTGGAGCGCGGCGTCGTCGACTTCTCGCTGGCGCTGCCCACCGAGTACAAGCTCAAGGGGCTGAAGCTGCGCTGGTTCTTCAAGGAGGCGCTGCGCGGCTTCCTGCCCGACGAGATCATCACGAAGAAGAAGCAGGGCTTCGGCCTGCCCTTCGGCGTCTGGGCCACGCGCCACCCGGGGCTGCGCGACTTCGCGGCCGACACGCTGCACTCGCTGGCCGGCCGCGGCATCGTGCGCCGCGAGTTCATCGAGACCCTGCTCGCCGACAAGCTGCCCGCGCACCCGGGCTACTACGGCGAGATGGTGTGGATTCTGATGATGATGGAGCAGTGGATGCAGGGCTACCAGGCGCAGGCCCGGACCTGA
- a CDS encoding right-handed parallel beta-helix repeat-containing protein gives MCPAQLLRRPHPRPPRPDRRRALAALAAGALLPHAAGAAAPLQVGPGRRFERIADAARAARDGDVVEVDAGEYRGDVAVFSQRRLTLRAVGGRVRLVAAGQAAEDKAIWVLRGGEFEVQGFDFEGCRVDSRNGAGIRFERGRLVARDCGFFANEMGLLTSNDPEAELVVERCEFAHNLRPDGHNHQLYAGTIRTLIARGCWLHHGTVGHLLKSRAASSLVLNNRLTDERGGRSSYELEFPNGGVAVVVGNLIQQSPGTDNPIVVSFGAEGYRPGPQALMLVHNTLVDERGGDSRFLRVAPGAEVELRAVNNLLCGEAQALEAAGPGEYRHNPRVARSAFADAAEYDYHPADARAVPADAVDCGRFRGADLAPTFEYRHPRGLAPLAGAARRPGALQQIAHA, from the coding sequence ATGTGCCCGGCCCAGCTCCTCCGTCGCCCCCATCCGCGCCCGCCGCGGCCCGACCGCCGCCGCGCCCTGGCGGCGCTCGCGGCCGGCGCGCTGCTGCCGCACGCGGCCGGCGCCGCCGCGCCGCTGCAGGTCGGCCCGGGCCGGCGCTTCGAACGCATCGCCGACGCCGCACGCGCCGCCCGCGACGGCGACGTCGTCGAAGTGGACGCCGGCGAGTACCGCGGCGACGTCGCCGTCTTCAGCCAGCGCCGGCTGACGCTGCGCGCCGTGGGCGGCCGCGTGCGCCTCGTCGCCGCCGGCCAGGCCGCCGAGGACAAGGCGATCTGGGTGCTGCGCGGCGGCGAGTTCGAGGTCCAGGGCTTCGACTTCGAGGGCTGCCGCGTCGACAGCCGCAACGGTGCCGGCATCCGCTTCGAGCGCGGCCGGCTCGTCGCACGCGACTGCGGCTTCTTCGCCAACGAGATGGGGCTGCTGACGAGCAACGACCCCGAGGCCGAACTCGTCGTCGAACGCTGCGAGTTCGCGCACAACCTGCGCCCCGACGGCCACAACCACCAGCTCTACGCCGGCACCATCCGCACGCTGATCGCGCGCGGCTGCTGGCTGCACCACGGCACGGTCGGCCATCTGCTGAAGAGCCGCGCCGCCAGCAGCCTAGTGCTGAACAACCGCCTGACCGACGAACGCGGCGGCCGCTCCAGCTACGAACTGGAGTTCCCCAACGGCGGCGTCGCCGTCGTCGTCGGCAATCTGATCCAGCAGTCGCCGGGCACCGACAACCCGATCGTCGTGTCCTTCGGCGCCGAGGGTTACCGTCCCGGCCCGCAGGCGCTGATGCTGGTGCACAACACGCTGGTAGACGAACGCGGCGGCGACAGCCGCTTCCTGCGCGTGGCGCCCGGTGCCGAGGTCGAGCTGCGCGCCGTCAACAACCTGCTGTGCGGCGAGGCCCAGGCGCTGGAAGCCGCCGGCCCCGGCGAGTACCGCCACAACCCGCGTGTCGCGCGCAGCGCCTTCGCCGACGCCGCCGAGTACGACTACCACCCCGCCGACGCGCGCGCCGTGCCCGCCGACGCCGTCGACTGCGGGCGCTTCCGCGGCGCCGACCTGGCGCCGACCTTCGAATACCGACACCCCCGCGGCCTGGCGCCGCTCGCCGGCGCGGCCCGCCGGCCCGGCGCCCTGCAGCAGATCGCCCACGCATGA